A window of Cellulomonas fimi contains these coding sequences:
- a CDS encoding ABC-F family ATP-binding cassette domain-containing protein, producing MSATLQARAVSAAFGDRELFSGLDLVVAPGDVVGLVGPNGAGKTTLLRILAGSRAPESGAVSLSPPTAQVGYLVQEVERRDDETVRTFLERRTGVLDAQAEMDDASHALAADEPGADDRFTEALERWMSLGGADLDARLGVVADDLGLTVDLDLPMTALSGGQAARVGLAALLLSRFDLYLLDEPTNDLDTDGLHRLEEFVDRVQAPVVVVSHDREFLARTVTRVVEIDRSLQRVASYGGSYDAYLDERSTARRQAREAFEDYAARRDTLQARARTQRAWMEKGVRNARRKATDNDKNVKHHRGETSEKQAAKARQTDRMIERLEVVEEPRKEWQLRMSIAAAPRSGAVVATARAAVVRRGDFTLGPVDVQLDWQDRVAVTGPNGSGKSTLLALLLGRVTPDQGSAALGPGVLVGEVDQARAAFEGDAPVGDAFAREVPDWTTADVRTLLAKFGLAGHQVGRPAASLSPGERTRAALALLQARGVNLLVLDEPTNHLDLPAIEQLEQAMESFDGTILLVTHDRRMLDTVRLTRRWHVEDGRVTEVAPD from the coding sequence ATGAGTGCGACCCTGCAGGCCCGCGCGGTGTCGGCCGCCTTCGGCGACCGCGAGCTGTTCTCGGGCCTGGACCTCGTCGTCGCGCCCGGGGACGTCGTCGGGCTCGTCGGGCCGAACGGCGCCGGCAAGACGACGCTGCTGCGCATCCTGGCCGGGAGCCGCGCGCCCGAGTCGGGCGCCGTGAGCCTGTCGCCGCCGACCGCGCAGGTCGGCTACCTCGTGCAGGAGGTCGAGCGCCGCGACGACGAGACCGTGCGCACGTTCCTGGAGCGCCGCACGGGCGTGCTCGACGCGCAGGCGGAGATGGACGACGCGTCGCACGCGCTCGCGGCCGACGAGCCCGGCGCCGACGACCGGTTCACCGAGGCGCTCGAGCGGTGGATGTCGCTCGGCGGCGCGGACCTCGACGCACGGCTCGGGGTCGTCGCCGACGACCTCGGCCTGACCGTCGACCTGGACCTGCCGATGACGGCGCTGTCCGGCGGCCAGGCGGCGCGTGTCGGGCTCGCGGCGCTGCTGCTGTCCCGGTTCGACCTGTACCTGCTCGACGAGCCGACGAACGACCTCGACACCGACGGCCTGCACCGGCTGGAGGAGTTCGTCGACCGCGTCCAGGCACCGGTCGTCGTGGTGAGCCACGACCGCGAGTTCCTCGCGCGGACCGTCACGCGCGTCGTCGAGATCGACCGCAGCCTCCAGCGCGTCGCGAGCTACGGCGGCTCCTACGACGCCTACCTCGACGAGCGGTCGACGGCCCGCCGCCAGGCGCGCGAGGCGTTCGAGGACTACGCCGCCCGCCGCGACACGCTCCAGGCGCGGGCCCGCACGCAGCGCGCGTGGATGGAGAAGGGCGTCCGCAACGCCCGCCGCAAGGCCACCGACAACGACAAGAACGTCAAGCACCACCGCGGCGAGACGTCGGAGAAGCAGGCCGCGAAGGCCCGCCAGACGGACCGGATGATCGAGCGGCTGGAGGTCGTCGAGGAGCCGCGCAAGGAGTGGCAGCTCCGCATGAGCATCGCCGCCGCACCCCGGTCGGGCGCGGTCGTGGCGACGGCCCGCGCGGCGGTCGTGCGGCGCGGCGACTTCACGCTCGGACCTGTCGACGTGCAGCTCGACTGGCAGGACCGCGTGGCGGTGACCGGCCCGAACGGGTCGGGCAAGTCCACGCTGCTCGCGCTGCTGCTGGGCCGCGTCACGCCGGACCAGGGGAGCGCGGCGCTCGGACCGGGCGTGCTCGTCGGCGAGGTCGACCAGGCGCGCGCCGCCTTCGAGGGTGACGCACCCGTCGGGGACGCGTTCGCGCGGGAGGTCCCGGACTGGACGACGGCCGACGTGCGGACGCTGCTCGCCAAGTTCGGCCTCGCGGGTCACCAGGTCGGCCGCCCCGCCGCGTCGTTGTCCCCCGGCGAGCGCACCCGCGCCGCGCTCGCGCTCCTCCAGGCCCGCGGCGTCAACCTGCTGGTCCTCGACGAGCCGACCAACCACCTCGACCTGCCCGCGATCGAGCAGCTGGAGCAGGCCATGGAGTCCTTCGACGGGACGATCCTGCTCGTCACGCACGACCGCCGGATGCTCGACACCGTCCGCCTCACGCGCCGGTGGCACGTCGAGGACGGCCGCGTCACGGAGGTCGCGCCCGACTGA